The Brachybacterium huguangmaarense genome contains a region encoding:
- the mfd gene encoding transcription-repair coupling factor: MTATTSPRSAAPAHEAPTLAPLLDALAAGGDLTAVRERVLDASTTTAAVVAPSGLFPFVAADLARRSDARSPLVVVTATTRAAEDVVAALRVLIGTEHVAELPAWETLPHERLSPRSDTVARRLATLRRLAHPETETPVHVLVLPVRSLMQPVAARLGDLVPVRAVVGEERGLETLVEQLVGAAYTRVDMVERRGEFAVRGGILDVFPPTEPHPVRIELFGDEIDEIRYFSVADQRSLEPVAHGLDAPPCREILLTPDVRARARTMADELPGVRDMLLRIADGIAVDGMESLSPVLVEHMEQVSDALPPAARLLVLDPERVRARAEDLVSTTDEFLAAAWSSAAAGGGLPIDVGAASFVPLEDVRQHALGRGDAWISLSPFGLPEDTDVTASAVAHPGYGGRPSEAARDLARRRADGWRVVVTMTGPGGGRHVTENLRDAGLPARFTPELDAPLEDGEAVVTVGPFVEGLVDEASRLVLVAERDLTGKSGARRSGERRIPSRRRNVVDPLQLRTGDYVVHEHHGVGRFVEMTSRAVGTGAKRATREYLVIEYAPSKKGQPGDRLYVPSDQLDQVTKYVGGDDPSVNRMGGSDWSKTKSRARKAIREIAGELVRLYSARQNAPGHAFGPDTPWQRELEDSFEFVETPDQLTTIDEVKADMEKPVPMDRLICGDVGYGKTEIAVRAAFKAVQDGKQVAVLAPTTLLSQQHLETFAERFTGFPVTVRALSRFQSAAESEQTVAGLREGSVDVVIGTHRLLTGQVRFKDLGLIIVDEEQRFGVEHKETLKALRTDVDVLSMSATPIPRTLEMAVTGIREMSTLQTPPEERHPVLTYVGAEDDKQITAAIRRELLREGQVFFIHNRVEDIDRTAQRIRELVPDARVEVAHGKMNENQLERVIVDFWEKRFDVLVCTTIVETGLDISNANTLIVENADKFGLSQLHQLRGRVGRSSERAYAYFLYRADKPLTETASDRLTTLATHTDLGAGMQVAMKDLEIRGAGNLLGGEQSGHIAGVGFDLYVRMVGEAVSAFRGEPQVVTSDVKVELPLDAHIPHDYIASERLRLEAYAKLSAADTLEKIAEVRAELSDRYGAPPAPVEVLLDVARFRLDARAAGVDEVQAQGKMIRFAHIEPPDSAALRMKRLYPGTMFKPAVRQVLVPRPTTSRVGGTELRDHELLDWARAVLVDLSPAVAA, from the coding sequence ATGACCGCGACGACCTCCCCTCGCTCCGCCGCCCCCGCCCACGAGGCGCCCACCCTCGCCCCGCTGCTCGACGCCCTCGCGGCGGGCGGCGACCTCACGGCCGTCCGCGAGCGGGTGCTCGACGCGTCGACCACGACCGCCGCGGTCGTCGCCCCGAGCGGCCTGTTCCCCTTCGTCGCCGCGGACCTCGCCCGTCGGTCCGACGCCCGCAGCCCGCTCGTCGTGGTCACCGCGACCACGCGCGCCGCCGAGGACGTCGTTGCCGCCCTGCGGGTCCTGATCGGCACCGAGCACGTCGCCGAGCTCCCCGCGTGGGAGACCCTCCCGCACGAGCGGCTCTCGCCGCGCTCGGACACCGTGGCCCGTCGCCTGGCGACCCTGCGGCGCCTGGCGCACCCGGAGACCGAGACCCCCGTGCACGTGCTCGTGCTGCCCGTCCGCAGCCTCATGCAGCCCGTCGCGGCCCGCCTCGGCGACCTCGTGCCGGTGCGCGCCGTCGTCGGCGAGGAGCGAGGGCTCGAGACCCTCGTCGAGCAGCTCGTCGGCGCCGCGTACACGCGCGTGGACATGGTCGAGCGCCGAGGCGAGTTCGCGGTGCGCGGCGGCATCCTCGACGTGTTCCCGCCCACCGAGCCGCATCCGGTGCGCATCGAGCTGTTCGGCGACGAGATCGACGAGATCCGCTACTTCTCCGTCGCCGACCAGCGCTCCCTCGAACCCGTCGCGCACGGCCTCGACGCCCCGCCGTGCCGGGAGATCCTGCTGACGCCCGACGTGCGGGCCCGGGCCCGCACGATGGCCGACGAGCTGCCCGGCGTGCGCGACATGCTGCTGCGCATCGCGGACGGCATCGCGGTGGACGGCATGGAGTCCCTCAGCCCCGTGCTCGTCGAGCACATGGAGCAGGTCTCCGACGCGCTGCCGCCCGCCGCCCGCCTGCTCGTGCTCGACCCCGAGCGCGTCCGTGCGCGCGCCGAGGACCTCGTCTCGACGACCGACGAGTTCCTCGCCGCCGCATGGTCGAGCGCCGCCGCCGGGGGAGGGCTCCCCATCGACGTGGGCGCGGCCAGCTTCGTGCCGCTCGAGGACGTGCGCCAGCACGCCCTCGGCCGCGGCGACGCCTGGATCTCCCTGTCGCCCTTCGGTCTGCCCGAGGACACCGACGTCACCGCGAGCGCCGTCGCGCACCCCGGCTACGGCGGCCGGCCGTCCGAGGCGGCCCGCGACCTCGCCAGGCGCCGTGCCGACGGCTGGCGCGTCGTGGTGACCATGACGGGCCCCGGCGGCGGACGCCACGTCACCGAGAACCTGCGCGACGCCGGGTTGCCCGCCCGCTTCACGCCCGAGCTCGACGCCCCGCTCGAGGACGGCGAGGCCGTCGTGACCGTGGGCCCGTTCGTCGAGGGCCTCGTCGACGAGGCGTCACGCCTCGTGCTCGTCGCCGAGCGCGACCTGACCGGCAAGTCCGGCGCCCGGCGCAGCGGCGAGCGGCGGATCCCGTCGCGGCGCCGCAACGTCGTCGACCCCCTGCAGCTGCGCACGGGCGACTACGTGGTCCACGAGCACCACGGCGTCGGCCGCTTCGTCGAGATGACCAGCCGCGCGGTCGGCACGGGTGCCAAGCGCGCGACCCGCGAGTACCTCGTCATCGAGTACGCGCCCTCGAAGAAGGGGCAGCCGGGGGACCGCCTGTACGTGCCGAGCGATCAGCTCGACCAGGTCACCAAGTACGTCGGCGGCGACGACCCGAGCGTCAACCGGATGGGCGGCTCGGACTGGTCCAAGACCAAGTCCCGGGCCCGCAAGGCGATCCGCGAGATCGCGGGGGAGCTCGTGCGCCTGTACTCGGCGCGCCAGAACGCCCCGGGCCACGCCTTCGGCCCCGACACGCCGTGGCAGCGCGAGCTCGAGGACTCCTTCGAGTTCGTCGAGACGCCCGACCAGCTCACCACGATCGACGAGGTCAAGGCCGACATGGAGAAGCCGGTCCCGATGGACCGTCTGATCTGCGGCGACGTCGGCTACGGGAAGACCGAGATCGCGGTCCGCGCCGCCTTCAAGGCCGTCCAGGACGGCAAGCAGGTGGCGGTGCTCGCCCCCACCACGCTGCTGTCCCAGCAGCACCTCGAGACCTTCGCCGAGCGCTTCACGGGCTTCCCCGTGACCGTGCGGGCGCTCTCGCGCTTCCAGAGCGCCGCGGAGTCCGAGCAGACCGTCGCGGGCCTGCGCGAGGGCTCGGTCGACGTCGTCATCGGCACCCACCGCCTGCTCACCGGGCAGGTCCGGTTCAAGGACCTCGGCCTCATCATCGTCGACGAGGAGCAGCGCTTCGGCGTCGAGCACAAGGAGACGCTCAAGGCGCTGCGCACCGACGTGGACGTGCTCTCGATGTCCGCGACCCCGATCCCGCGCACCCTCGAGATGGCCGTGACCGGGATCCGGGAGATGTCCACCCTGCAGACCCCGCCCGAGGAGCGCCACCCGGTGCTCACCTACGTGGGCGCCGAGGACGACAAGCAGATCACCGCGGCGATCCGACGTGAGCTGCTGCGCGAGGGGCAGGTGTTCTTCATCCACAACCGGGTCGAGGACATCGACCGCACCGCCCAGCGGATCCGCGAGCTCGTGCCCGACGCGCGCGTCGAGGTGGCCCACGGCAAGATGAACGAGAACCAGCTCGAGCGGGTCATCGTGGACTTCTGGGAGAAGCGCTTCGACGTGCTCGTGTGCACCACGATCGTCGAGACCGGTCTGGACATCTCCAACGCCAACACCCTGATCGTGGAGAACGCCGACAAGTTCGGCCTCTCCCAGCTCCACCAGCTGCGCGGGCGCGTGGGCCGGTCGAGCGAGCGCGCGTACGCCTATTTCCTGTACCGCGCCGACAAGCCGCTCACGGAGACCGCGAGCGACCGCCTGACGACGCTCGCGACCCACACCGACCTCGGCGCCGGCATGCAGGTCGCCATGAAGGACCTCGAGATCCGCGGCGCCGGCAACCTGCTGGGCGGCGAGCAGTCCGGGCACATCGCGGGCGTGGGCTTCGACCTGTACGTGCGCATGGTGGGCGAGGCGGTGAGCGCGTTCCGCGGCGAGCCGCAGGTCGTCACGAGCGACGTCAAGGTCGAGCTGCCGCTCGACGCGCACATCCCGCACGACTACATCGCCTCCGAGCGCCTGCGCCTCGAGGCCTACGCGAAGCTCTCGGCCGCCGACACCCTCGAGAAGATCGCGGAGGTCCGGGCGGAGCTCAGCGACCGCTACGGTGCCCCGCCCGCCCCGGTCGAGGTGCTGCTCGACGTGGCCCGCTTCCGCCTCGACGCCCGCGCCGCCGGGGTCGACGAGGTCCAGGCGCAGGGCAAGATGATCCGCTTCGCCCACATCGAGCCGCCGGACTCCGCGGCCCTGCGCATGAAGCGCCTGTACCCCGGCACGATGTTCAAGCCGGCCGTGCGGCAGGTGCTCGTGCCGCGCCCGACCACGTCGCGCGTGGGCGGCACCGAGCTGCGCGATCACGAGCTGCTCGACTGGGCCCGCGCGGTCCTCGTCGACCTCTCCCCGGCCGTGGCCGCATGA
- the pth gene encoding aminoacyl-tRNA hydrolase: MSTTHLLVGLGNPGPEYARTRHNVGHMVLDHIAEQTGGTFKAARRAQAQVIEGYLGAPGTGTRTILARTTCFMNLSGGPVAALASFYGVAPSDVVVVHDDVDLPFDTIRLKRGGGEGGHNGLRDVTKALGTKDYLRVRVGVGRPTGRRDTADHVLAAFTATERRTLPMLLDDAADAASALILDGLEAAQQHYHSRETR; encoded by the coding sequence ATGAGCACCACGCACCTTCTCGTCGGACTCGGGAATCCCGGGCCCGAGTACGCCCGCACCCGTCACAACGTGGGACACATGGTGCTCGACCACATCGCCGAGCAGACCGGCGGCACCTTCAAGGCGGCCCGCCGTGCCCAGGCGCAGGTGATCGAGGGCTACCTCGGCGCCCCCGGCACGGGGACGCGCACGATCCTCGCCCGGACCACGTGCTTCATGAACCTCTCGGGCGGCCCCGTCGCCGCCCTCGCGAGCTTCTACGGGGTGGCCCCGTCCGACGTCGTCGTCGTGCATGACGACGTCGACCTCCCCTTCGACACGATCCGCCTCAAGCGCGGGGGCGGCGAGGGCGGCCACAACGGACTGCGGGACGTGACCAAGGCCCTCGGCACCAAGGACTACCTGCGCGTGCGCGTCGGCGTGGGACGCCCCACCGGGCGCCGCGACACCGCCGACCACGTGCTCGCCGCGTTCACGGCCACCGAGCGCCGGACCCTGCCGATGCTCCTCGACGACGCCGCCGACGCTGCGTCCGCGCTCATCCTGGACGGCCTCGAGGCAGCCCAGCAGCACTACCACTCCCGAGAGACCCGATGA